The Argentina anserina chromosome 3, drPotAnse1.1, whole genome shotgun sequence genome includes a region encoding these proteins:
- the LOC126787991 gene encoding nucleolar GTP-binding protein 1-like produces MVQYNFKRMTVVPSGKDFIDIILSRTQRQTPTVVHKGYAINRLRQFYMRKVKYTQTNFHEKLSTIIDEFPRLDDIHPFYGDLLHVLYNKDHYKLALGQINTARNLISKIAKDYVKLLKYGDSLYRCKSLKVAALGRMCTVIKRIGPSLAYLEQIRQHMARLPSIDPNTRTILICGYPNVGKSSFINKITRADVDVQPYAFTTKSLFVGHTDYKYLRYQVIDTPGILDRPFEDRNIIEMCSITALAHLRAAVLFFLDISGSCGYTIAQQAALFHSIKSLFMNKPLIIVCNKTDLQPLQGISEEDMKLVTEMKSEAMKTVGSEVTIDDGVLLTMSTLTEEGVISVKNAACERLLNQRVELKMKSKKINDCLNRFHVAMPKPRDQKERPVCIPQAILDARAKQAAEKEKRTTEKDLENENGGAGVYSASLKKNYILAHDEWKEDIMPEILDGHNVFDFVDPDILVRLEELEREEGIRLAEADDDNVEMGGAELTPEEKKTLAQIRKKKSLLIQQHRIKKSTAESRPKVPRIFDKDREFTLKRMGRQLSELGIDPTRAINRARSRSVSVRGRKRERSVDKGDAEGDSMDMDVDTPSKKLRAMSRPRSRSRSRAPIDVVPGDGFRDSEQKSKALDKARKSVRDRNKNASKGEGDRTIPNLKPKHLYSGKRSNGKTQRR; encoded by the coding sequence ATGGTGCAGTATAATTTCAAGAGGATGACTGTTGTTCCCAGTGGGAAGGACTTCATTGATATTATCTTGTCACGTACCCAGCGGCAGACACCAACAGTTGTCCACAAGGGTTATGCCATCAATCGCCTGCGTCAGTTTTATATGCGCAAGGTCAAGTATACCCAGACAAATTTTCATGAGAAGCTCTCTACAATCATTGATGAGTTTCCTAGGTTGGATGACATCCACCCTTTCTACGGCGATCTTCTGCATGTTCTCTACAACAAGGACCATTACAAGCTCGCTCTTGGTCAGATCAACACTGCGAGGAACCTTATCTCCAAGATTGCTAAAGATTATGTCAAGTTGTTAAAGTATGGTGATTCACTTTACCGATGCAAGAGTCTCAAGGTCGCTGCTCTTGGCCGTATGTGCACGGTTATAAAGAGGATTGGCCCTAGTTTAGCTTATCTAGAGCAAATTAGGCAACACATGGCAAGGCTTCCTTCAATTGACCCAAACACCCGCACAATATTGATCTGCGGCTATCCCAATGTTGGTAAGAGTTCTTTCATCAACAAGATCACCAGGGCTGATGTTGATGTACAACCATATGCTTTTACCACAAAGTCACTCTTTGTGGGGCATACGGATTATAAGTACTTGAGGTACCAGGTTATTGATACACCTGGAATTTTGGACCGACCATTTGAAGACCGTAACATTATTGAGATGTGCAGCATCACAGCATTGGCACATTTGAGAGCTGCTGTATTGTTCTTCTTGGACATCTCTGGGTCATGTGGTTACACCATTGCCCAACAAGCAGCCCTTTTCCACAGCATCAAGTCTTTATTCATGAACAAACCATTGATTATAGTCTGCAACAAGACCGATTTGCAGCCATTGCAGGGTATATCCGAGGAAGACATGAAGTTGGTCACAGAGATGAAATCTGAAGCAATGAAGACGGTAGGAAGTGAGGTCACAATTGATGATGGGGTACTTTTGACCATGAGCACTTTGACCGAGGAGGGTGTTATTTCTGTAAAGAATGCAGCTTGTGAGAGGTTATTGAATCAGAGAGTTGAGCTGAAGATGAAATCTAAAAAGATCAATGATTGTTTAAATCGATTTCATGTTGCAATGCCAAAGCCGCGTGACCAAAAGGAGAGGCCTGTATGTATACCTCAGGCCATTTTAGACGCCAGGGCTAAGCAAGCAGCTGAGAAGGAAAAGAGAACTACTGAAAAGGATTTGGAGAATGAAAATGGCGGTGCAGGTGTATACTCGGCCAGCTTGAAGAAGAATTATATCCTAGCTCATGATGAGTGGAAAGAGGATATCATGCCTGAAATTCTTGACGGGCACAATGTGTTTGACTTTGTTGATCCCGATATCTTAGTTAGGCTTGAGGAGTTAGAGCGGGAAGAAGGAATCAGGCTGGCAGAGGCGGATGATGATAATGTTGAGATGGGTGGAGCGGAGTTGACtccagaagagaagaagacatTGGCTCAaataaggaaaaagaaaagcttGCTCATTCAACaacatagaatcaagaaaagtACAGCTGAGAGTCGACCTAAAGTACCTAGGATATTTGACAAGGACAGAGAGTTCACATTAAAGAGAATGGGAAGGCAGCTGTCAGAGTTGGGAATTGATCCTACCAGGGCGATTAACCGAGCCCGCAGCAGATCTGTCTCTGTGAGGGGTcgaaagagagagaggtcaGTTGACAAGGGTGATGCCGAAGGTGACAGCATGGATATGGATGTGGATACACCCAGCAAGAAGCTGCGCGCTATGTCTAGGCCACGTTCAAGGTCAAGATCAAGGGCACCTATTGATGTTGTCCCTGGTGATGGCTTCAGGGACTCGGAACAGAAGTCTAAAGCACTAGACAAGGCCCGCAAATCTGTGAGGGACAGAAACAAGAATGCCAGTAAAGGAGAGGGAGATAGAACTATTCCCAATTTGAAACCAAAGCATTTGTATTCTGGAAAACGCTCAAATGGAAAGACCCAAAGGCGCTAA
- the LOC126786810 gene encoding probable anion transporter 5: MTMVKFPKRYLIVILTFFCTSVCYIERVGFSIAYTVAADAAGVNQSSKGTILSTFYYGYALSQVPGGWAAQKIGGRKVLLLSFVLWSATCALVPLDPNRVFVLVLARLLVGVAQGFIFPSIHTVLAQWVPPHERSRSVSLTTSGMYLGAAAGMLLIPSIVKYRGPQSVFLVEAALGGLWSLLWFKYASDPPSSQHPKATAAGFGESLLPIGRNQKLKVENGGSITRTAEIPWKKILLSLPVWAIVVNNFTFHYALYVLMNWLPTYFELGLQLSLQEMGSSKMLPYFNMFIFSNIGGWVADHLVTKRILSVTYTRKFLNTVGFIVASLALMAIPIFRTSDGAVFCSSVALGFLALGRAGFAVNHLDIAPRYAGIVMGVSNTAGTLAGIIGVDLTGKLLEAARTADSSLSSPESWRLVFLIPGLLCIFSSCVFLLFSTGERIFE; this comes from the coding sequence ATGACGATGGTGAAATTTCCTAAGCGCTACTTGATCGTCATATTGACCTTTTTCTGTACCTCTGTTTGCTACATAGAACGGGTGGGTTTTTCGATTGCATATACAGTTGCTGCTGATGCTGCGGGGGTAAACCAGTCGAGTAAAGGCACAATTCTTTCGACATTCTATTATGGTTATGCTCTGTCACAAGTGCCTGGAGGTTGGGCAGCTCAGAAGATTGGGGGAAGGAaggttcttcttctttcttttgtgTTATGGTCAGCTACGTGTGCGTTAGTGCCCCTAGACCCCAATCGAGTCTTTGTCTTAGTGTTGGCTCGGCTGCTTGTGGGTGTTGCACAAGGTTTCATTTTCCCCTCAATTCACACAGTTCTTGCTCAGTGGGTTCCACCTCATGAAAGATCTAGATCTGTTTCTCTGACTACGTCTGGTATGTACCTAGGAGCAGCTGCAGGAATGCTTCTCATTCCAAGCATTGTAAAGTACAGAGGCCCCCAATCTGTATTTCTTGTGGAGGCAGCATTAGGTGGCTTGTGGTCTTTGCTGTGGTTCAAATATGCCAGTGATCCACCCTCCTCTCAACATCCAAAAGCAACAGCTGCTGGTTTTGGGGAATCTTTGTTGCCGATCGGTAGAAACCAAAAGTTGAAAGTAGAGAATGGAGGAAGTATCACTAGGACTGCCGAAATCCCATGGAAGAAAATTTTACTCAGTTTGCCAGTGTGGGCAATCGTGGTTAATAATTTCACGTTCCATTATGCTTTATATGTGTTGATGAACTGGCTGCCAACATACTTTGAGTTAGGCCTCCAGCTTAGCCTTCAGGAAATGGGTTCTTCTAAGATGTTGCCGTATTTCAACATGTTTATATTCTCAAATATAGGTGGGTGGGTAGCTGACCACTTAGTCACCAAGAGAATACTCTCTGTTACTTATACTCGCAAGTTCTTGAACACCGTTGGTTTCATAGTTGCTTCTCTTGCATTGATGGCAATTCCCATCTTCCGAACTTCTGATGGGGCTGTCTTTTGTTCATCGGTGGCTCTTGGTTTTTTGGCACTTGGGAGGGCTGGCTTTGCAGTAAATCACTTGGATATTGCCCCGAGATATGCAGGTATTGTAATGGGAGTCTCAAACACTGCTGGTACCTTAGCTGGCATTATTGGAGTTGATCTAACTGGCAAGCTTCTTGAAGCTGCAAGAACTGCTGATTCGAGTCTTTCAAGTCCAGAGAGCTGGAGACTGGTGTTTTTAATTCCGGGTCTGCTCTGCATTTTCAGTTCttgtgtatttttactattctcAACAGGGGAGAGAATTTTTGAGTGA
- the LOC126787271 gene encoding uncharacterized protein LOC126787271 — MIPRDETDIVDSGTAPSSAMISTTASPWSLHMDGSSCAKFSSASIILSGLGGLKPEYTLKFNFAASNNIAEYEALIAGLQLALSTGAMSINVFSDSQLVVNPVTGYFTAKDEQLAAYLTYVTMLLKLFEFYHITQIPRASNGRVDSLARLATTRNHISEIPLTKRHTISPRPSKRQFKMCHN; from the coding sequence ATGATTCCCCGAGATGAGACCGATATAGTTGACTCTGGTACAGCGCCGAGCAGTGCAATGATAAGCACCACAGCTTCCCCATGGAGCTTACATATGGACGGTTCCAGCTGCGCCAAGTTTAGCAGTGCAAGTATCATTTTGAGCGGACTGGGGGGACTAAAGCCGGAGTACACTCTTAAGTTCAACTTCGCTGCATCTAATAATATAGCGGAGTATGAGGCACTAATCGCAGGACTACAATTAGCCTTAAGCACAGGTGCAATGAGTATCAACGTATTCAGTGACTCCCAGCTGGTAGTCAATCCGGTCACCGGGTATTTCACCGCCAAGGACGAACAATTGGCAGCTTACTTGACATACGTTACGATGCTATTGAAACTATTCGAATTCTATCACATCACCCAGATCCCGAGGGCCAGTAACGGAAGGGTAGATTCCTTAGCAAGGCTTGCCACGACGCGCAACCACATCAGTGAGATACCACTTACAAAACGACATACTATTTCGCCAAGGCCTTCTAAACGCCAGTTTAAGATGTGTCACAACTGA